The following are encoded in a window of Sphingobium sp. AP49 genomic DNA:
- the phaC gene encoding class I poly(R)-hydroxyalkanoic acid synthase, which translates to METQDVLEPHLPTLAEMQKWTDVLGRAQQLMLEQAAGATGRVLPFDPETVARIQTSFADEGLALWQRFLDSGGLLRDQPDPPPADSPAARKDRRFADPAWTTHPFYDLIRQSYLLISDYLMNLADAVDGVDPKAKAKLRFATTGMLDAMAPSNFPLMNPTVVEKTIQSGGENLVKGLQHMLADMEKGQLTHTDGTQFELGRNIAATPGKVIHETPLYQLIHYAPSTPKVLATPLIIFPPWINRFYILDLSPEKSFVKWAVDQGISVFLVSWKSADASMKDMVWDDYILSGQVDAIDTVRDLLNVPSVHTIGYCVAGTTLAATLALLAARGEADKVASATFFTAQVDFSAAGDLTLFVDDEQMKLVDRLSSSGFLDGRYMAATFNLLRGRDLIWNYVVNNYLLGMDYPPFDLLYWNGDTTNLPARWHRDYLTQLYRDNMLVVPGAISVAGTPIDLTQIRTPAYVQAGKEDHIAPLESVWKLTEHLAGPVRFLLAGSGHIAGVINPPVAQKYQYWTADAPQPTLDAFVAAARETKGSWWPDWAEWLRGIDSREVAVKGARKPGGGRLKAIEDAPGRYVKGR; encoded by the coding sequence ATGGAAACGCAGGATGTCCTGGAGCCCCATCTGCCGACTCTGGCAGAGATGCAGAAATGGACCGATGTGCTGGGGCGCGCGCAGCAACTGATGCTGGAACAGGCGGCTGGCGCCACGGGCCGCGTCCTGCCGTTCGATCCCGAAACCGTCGCCCGCATCCAGACCAGCTTTGCCGATGAAGGGCTGGCGCTATGGCAGCGCTTTCTCGATTCCGGCGGCCTGCTGCGCGACCAGCCCGATCCGCCGCCGGCCGACAGCCCGGCCGCGCGCAAGGACCGGCGCTTTGCTGATCCCGCCTGGACGACCCATCCCTTCTATGACCTGATCCGGCAAAGCTATTTGCTGATCTCCGACTATCTGATGAACCTTGCCGATGCGGTCGATGGCGTCGATCCCAAGGCAAAGGCCAAGCTGCGCTTTGCGACCACCGGCATGCTCGATGCGATGGCACCGTCCAACTTCCCGCTGATGAATCCCACGGTCGTGGAAAAGACGATCCAGAGCGGCGGCGAGAATCTGGTGAAGGGCCTCCAGCATATGCTGGCCGACATGGAGAAGGGCCAGCTTACCCATACCGACGGCACCCAGTTCGAGCTTGGGCGCAACATTGCCGCGACGCCGGGCAAGGTGATCCACGAGACCCCGCTCTATCAGCTGATCCATTATGCGCCCTCGACGCCCAAGGTGCTGGCGACCCCGCTGATCATCTTCCCGCCCTGGATCAACCGCTTCTATATTCTCGACCTGTCGCCCGAGAAAAGCTTCGTCAAATGGGCGGTGGATCAGGGGATCAGCGTTTTCCTCGTCTCGTGGAAATCGGCCGACGCCTCGATGAAGGACATGGTCTGGGACGATTATATCCTCAGCGGCCAGGTCGACGCGATCGACACCGTGCGCGATCTGCTGAACGTGCCGAGCGTCCACACCATCGGCTATTGCGTGGCGGGCACGACATTGGCGGCCACGCTGGCACTGCTCGCGGCGCGGGGCGAGGCGGACAAGGTGGCGAGCGCGACCTTCTTCACCGCCCAGGTGGATTTCAGCGCGGCCGGCGACCTCACCCTGTTCGTCGATGACGAACAGATGAAGCTGGTCGACCGACTCTCGTCCAGCGGCTTCCTCGACGGGCGCTACATGGCGGCGACCTTCAACCTGCTGCGCGGGCGCGACCTCATCTGGAACTATGTCGTCAACAATTACCTGCTCGGCATGGATTATCCGCCGTTCGACCTGCTCTATTGGAATGGCGACACGACCAATCTGCCGGCGCGCTGGCATCGCGACTATCTGACCCAGCTCTATCGCGACAATATGCTGGTGGTGCCCGGCGCGATCAGCGTTGCCGGCACGCCGATCGACCTGACGCAGATCCGCACGCCCGCCTATGTCCAGGCCGGCAAGGAAGATCATATCGCCCCGCTCGAAAGCGTGTGGAAACTGACCGAGCATCTCGCCGGGCCGGTGCGCTTCCTGCTGGCAGGTTCAGGTCATATCGCTGGCGTCATCAACCCGCCGGTCGCGCAGAAATATCAATATTGGACCGCCGACGCGCCGCAGCCGACGCTGGATGCCTTTGTTGCGGCTGCGCGCGAGACCAAGGGCAGCTGGTGGCCGGACTGGGCCGAATGGCTGCGCGGCATCGATTCGCGCGAGGTTGCGGTAAAGGGCGCGCGCAAACCGGGCGGCGGCAGGCTCAAAGCGATCGAAGATGCGCCGGGACGTTACGTAAAGGGGCGGTAA
- a CDS encoding phasin family protein — protein MAVTPKSARAKPVAKTASATLSASEALKAAEAALGEKPAPKKPAPRKIAAKATPVKAPAPKPVVEEPAPVADPVAVIAASTAVDAAPEPVVEDVEAVVALEPVSAPQTKAKTLPATEGTLIMNDILETGKKFAEDTKAKLETAYADINEKAKAGVEKSTKAMEELSDIAKGNVEALVESGKIAAKGFETLGQEAVDYSRKSFEKATASIKSFSTAKTPTEFFQLQSQFLSSSFDEFTKEAAKSSEAFMKLAGDISQPLTARVTLVTDKVKSLAA, from the coding sequence ATGGCCGTTACCCCAAAGTCTGCGCGTGCAAAGCCGGTCGCAAAAACTGCGTCCGCAACCTTGTCTGCCAGTGAGGCGCTCAAGGCTGCGGAGGCGGCATTGGGTGAAAAGCCCGCGCCCAAGAAGCCCGCGCCGCGCAAAATCGCTGCTAAAGCTACTCCTGTGAAGGCGCCTGCGCCCAAGCCGGTGGTGGAAGAGCCTGCGCCCGTTGCCGATCCGGTGGCGGTGATCGCAGCCTCGACGGCGGTCGATGCGGCACCCGAACCCGTTGTTGAAGACGTAGAGGCGGTAGTGGCTCTGGAGCCTGTGTCCGCCCCCCAGACCAAAGCGAAGACGCTGCCTGCCACAGAAGGAACCCTGATCATGAACGATATCCTCGAAACCGGTAAGAAGTTCGCCGAAGACACCAAGGCCAAGCTGGAAACGGCCTATGCCGACATCAACGAGAAGGCGAAGGCCGGCGTCGAAAAGTCCACCAAGGCGATGGAAGAGCTGAGCGACATCGCCAAGGGCAATGTTGAAGCGCTGGTGGAATCGGGCAAGATCGCGGCTAAGGGCTTCGAGACGCTGGGCCAGGAAGCCGTCGACTACAGCCGCAAGAGCTTCGAGAAGGCGACCGCCTCGATCAAGAGCTTCTCGACCGCCAAGACCCCGACCGAATTCTTCCAGTTGCAGAGCCAGTTCCTGTCGAGCAGCTTCGACGAGTTCACCAAGGAAGCCGCCAAGAGCAGCGAAGCCTTCATGAAGCTCGCTGGCGATATCAGCCAGCCGCTGACCGCGCGCGTGACCCTGGTCACCGACAAGGTGAAGTCGCTCGCCGCCTGA
- the clpS gene encoding ATP-dependent Clp protease adapter ClpS: MKHLISASAVTPFTAGPDQDDTGDNGPNIGVATRTRTRTKKPSLYKVLMLNDDYTPMEFVVHVLQHFFRMDMEEATRVMLHVHQRGVGVCGIFSYEVAETKVNQVMDFARQNQHPLQCTLEKA; encoded by the coding sequence ATGAAGCATCTCATCAGCGCATCGGCGGTTACCCCCTTCACGGCCGGTCCCGACCAGGACGATACGGGCGACAATGGCCCCAATATCGGCGTCGCCACGCGCACCCGTACCCGCACCAAGAAGCCGTCGCTCTACAAGGTGCTGATGCTGAACGACGATTACACCCCGATGGAGTTCGTGGTGCATGTCCTCCAGCATTTCTTCCGCATGGATATGGAGGAAGCGACGCGGGTGATGCTGCATGTCCATCAGCGCGGCGTCGGCGTGTGCGGTATCTTCAGCTATGAAGTGGCCGAGACCAAGGTGAACCAGGTGATGGACTTCGCCCGGCAGAATCAGCATCCGCTGCAATGCACGCTGGAAAAGGCCTGA
- a CDS encoding glycerol-3-phosphate dehydrogenase, translated as MTQETAPFIHDLAVIGGGVNGCGIARDAAGRGASVLLLERGDLAQGTSSASTKLIHGGLRYLEHRAFGLVRESLTERERLWRIAPHIIQPMRFVLPWAQGLRPRWLLRLGLFLYDHIGGRRALPATEAIDLRHHVAGAPLRAGFGPAYVYSDGWVDDARLVILNARDAADHGADIRPRTQVLRLEQAGDHWRIHARDAAGQTQTFHARVVVNATGPSVLDLLDRADRRADRLIRLVRGSHVVVPRLFDHGMAYFFQLPDGRIFFAIPYQHLYTLIGTTDRDHRDGVDPVEATSEEIAYLCEGANRYFARSISPADVVWSFAGVRPLIDDGSARPESATRGYHLDLDREEGAPPLLSIYGGKITTYRHLAADVIALLKPLLPSLAGDDWTANAPLPGGDFPMTGLADLVAALAGDYPFLDLDTAERIGCAYGTRARDWLGDARDWAGLGQDFGHGLTEAEVSYLIAREWARTSDDILWRRTKLGLRLDVTQVAALDAWLEERA; from the coding sequence GTGACGCAGGAGACGGCCCCTTTCATCCACGACCTTGCCGTGATCGGCGGCGGGGTGAATGGATGCGGCATTGCGCGCGATGCGGCGGGGCGGGGGGCAAGCGTCCTGCTGCTCGAACGGGGCGACCTGGCGCAGGGCACCTCCTCGGCCTCGACCAAGCTCATCCATGGCGGGTTGCGCTATCTGGAGCATCGCGCCTTCGGCCTGGTCCGTGAATCCCTCACCGAACGGGAAAGGCTGTGGCGCATCGCGCCGCACATCATCCAGCCGATGCGCTTCGTCCTTCCTTGGGCCCAGGGGCTGCGGCCGCGCTGGCTGCTGCGCCTCGGCCTCTTCCTCTACGATCATATCGGCGGCCGCCGTGCCCTGCCGGCGACGGAGGCGATCGACCTGCGCCATCATGTCGCCGGCGCGCCGCTGCGGGCGGGCTTCGGCCCTGCCTATGTCTATTCGGACGGCTGGGTCGACGATGCCCGGCTGGTCATCCTCAATGCCCGTGACGCCGCCGATCATGGCGCGGATATCCGCCCCCGCACGCAGGTGCTGCGGCTGGAGCAGGCCGGCGATCATTGGCGCATCCATGCGCGCGACGCGGCGGGGCAGACGCAGACCTTCCATGCGCGGGTCGTGGTCAATGCCACCGGCCCCTCGGTCCTCGACCTGCTCGACCGTGCCGATCGCCGCGCCGACCGGCTCATCCGGCTGGTGCGCGGATCGCATGTCGTCGTGCCACGCCTGTTCGACCATGGCATGGCCTATTTCTTTCAGCTCCCCGACGGCCGCATCTTCTTCGCCATTCCCTATCAGCATCTCTATACGCTGATCGGCACGACCGACCGCGATCATCGGGACGGCGTCGACCCCGTCGAAGCCACCTCCGAGGAAATCGCCTATCTGTGCGAGGGCGCGAACCGTTATTTCGCCCGCTCTATCAGCCCCGCCGATGTGGTCTGGTCCTTCGCCGGCGTTCGGCCGCTGATCGACGATGGATCGGCCCGGCCGGAATCGGCGACGCGCGGTTATCATCTCGATCTCGATCGGGAGGAGGGCGCGCCGCCACTGCTCAGCATCTATGGCGGCAAGATCACCACCTACCGCCATCTCGCGGCCGACGTGATCGCTCTGTTGAAGCCCTTGCTGCCCTCGCTCGCAGGCGATGACTGGACGGCGAACGCGCCGCTCCCCGGCGGTGATTTCCCGATGACCGGCCTGGCCGATCTGGTGGCCGCTTTGGCCGGCGACTATCCTTTCCTCGATCTCGACACGGCCGAACGGATCGGCTGCGCCTATGGCACCCGCGCTCGCGACTGGCTGGGCGATGCGCGCGACTGGGCGGGACTTGGCCAGGATTTCGGACATGGCCTGACCGAGGCCGAGGTCAGCTATCTGATCGCGCGCGAATGGGCGCGAACGAGCGACGACATTCTCTGGCGTCGGACCAAGCTTGGCCTGCGGCTTGACGTGACACAGGTTGCTGCGCTCGATGCCTGGCTTGAGGAGAGGGCATGA
- a CDS encoding glycerol kinase: MTERYLLVLDEGTTSTRAMLYAPDGHRIAMAQAELTQYYPQPGWVEHDAAEIWARTRDCARQMVDRAGGADRIAAIGITNQRETVVAWDRRTGEPLAPAIVWQDRRTAAQCTALREAGHEAMLQQRTGLVVDPYFSASKMRWLIDYVPAVAQAGDALALGTIESWLVWKLTGGLHISDASNASRTQLVALDGTDWDPALCDLFGVPRAALPEIVDNAGAFGETLADLLGGAIPIRGLAGDQQAASIGQACLTPGDAKATLGTGAFILANMGAQLPASRHRLLGTLLYRIGDQRIYALEGSIFIAGNLIKWLRDQLGLIASAAETEALARSVPDSGGVLMLPALAGLGAPHWRPDVNGVIAGLTQGSTRAHIVRAALESLSHQLSDLATAFAADGAPWRQLRIDGGMSANDWIAQDIADMLDVSVDRPADVETTALGAAMLAGLGAGLFRSLDEAATMAGKTTRFDPAMLPQPRDARLSAWHRLRDRALTS; the protein is encoded by the coding sequence ATGACCGAACGCTATCTGCTGGTGCTGGACGAGGGGACGACATCGACCCGCGCGATGCTCTATGCCCCCGACGGCCATCGCATCGCGATGGCGCAGGCGGAACTGACCCAATATTATCCACAGCCCGGCTGGGTCGAGCATGACGCCGCCGAAATCTGGGCCCGCACGCGCGATTGCGCCCGCCAGATGGTGGACCGGGCGGGCGGCGCCGACCGGATCGCCGCCATCGGCATCACCAATCAGCGCGAGACGGTGGTTGCCTGGGACCGGCGCACCGGCGAACCGCTGGCGCCCGCCATCGTCTGGCAGGATCGGCGCACGGCGGCGCAATGCACGGCGCTGCGCGAAGCCGGTCATGAAGCGATGCTGCAACAGCGCACCGGCCTTGTCGTCGATCCCTATTTTTCCGCCAGCAAGATGCGCTGGCTGATCGATTATGTTCCGGCCGTGGCCCAGGCGGGGGATGCGCTGGCGCTCGGCACGATTGAAAGTTGGCTGGTGTGGAAACTGACCGGCGGCCTGCACATCAGCGACGCCAGCAATGCCAGCCGCACCCAGTTGGTCGCGCTCGACGGCACCGATTGGGATCCGGCGCTTTGCGACCTGTTCGGCGTCCCGCGCGCCGCGCTGCCCGAAATCGTCGACAATGCCGGCGCCTTTGGCGAGACGCTGGCGGACTTGCTGGGCGGCGCCATCCCGATCCGCGGGCTGGCCGGCGATCAGCAGGCGGCCAGCATCGGCCAGGCCTGCCTGACGCCGGGCGATGCCAAGGCGACCCTGGGCACCGGCGCCTTCATCCTCGCCAATATGGGCGCGCAACTGCCCGCCTCGCGCCATCGCCTGCTCGGCACCCTGCTCTACCGGATCGGCGACCAGCGCATCTATGCACTCGAAGGATCGATCTTCATCGCCGGCAATCTCATCAAATGGCTGCGCGATCAGCTCGGCCTGATCGCATCGGCGGCGGAGACGGAGGCGCTGGCCCGTTCCGTGCCCGACAGCGGCGGCGTGCTGATGCTGCCGGCGCTGGCGGGGCTGGGGGCGCCGCACTGGCGGCCAGACGTGAACGGCGTCATCGCCGGCCTCACCCAGGGATCGACCCGCGCGCATATCGTTCGCGCCGCGCTTGAATCCCTCTCGCACCAATTGTCCGACCTCGCCACCGCCTTCGCAGCCGACGGGGCGCCCTGGCGCCAGTTGCGGATCGATGGCGGCATGAGCGCCAATGACTGGATCGCCCAGGATATCGCTGATATGCTCGATGTCAGTGTGGATCGTCCAGCGGATGTGGAAACCACGGCGCTGGGTGCGGCCATGCTGGCAGGGTTGGGGGCTGGATTGTTCCGCTCCCTGGACGAGGCCGCGACGATGGCAGGGAAGACGACTCGATTTGATCCGGCAATGCTGCCGCAGCCGCGCGATGCGCGACTGTCGGCATGGCACCGCCTGCGCGATCGGGCGCTGACCTCCTGA
- a CDS encoding catalase yields MVDKPVMTTSAGAPIADNQNSLSAGPRGPLLLQDYQLLEKLAHQNRERIPERVVHAKGWGAYGTLTITGDISQYTKAKALQPGAQTPMILRFSTVAGELGAADAERDVRGFAMKFYTPEGNWDLVGNNTPVFFVRDPLKFPDFIHTQKRHPRTNLRSPTAMWDFWSLSPESLHQVTILMSDRGLPTDVRHINGYGSHTFSFINDAGERFWVKFHFKTMQGHRHWTNEEAADVVGRTRESTQEDLFEAIEKGDFPKWKMQVQIMPELDADKTPYNPFDLTKVWPHADYPPIDVGVLELNRNADNYFAEIEQAAFSPSNIVPGIGFSPDKMLQARIFSYADAHRHRIGTHYEALPVNAPKCPVHHYHKDGAMRFFPNNPNPAAYYEPNSFGGPVEDQRFLEPPLKISGDADRYNHREGNDDFGQPRALFNLFDDAQKARLFANIAAAMGDIPDEIEERQCKLFDQVHPDYGAGVRQARATIKDRNPAISAPTDQTLADASA; encoded by the coding sequence ATGGTCGATAAGCCAGTGATGACGACGAGCGCGGGTGCGCCAATTGCCGATAATCAGAATAGCCTGAGCGCAGGTCCGCGCGGCCCGCTGCTGCTCCAGGATTATCAGCTGCTCGAAAAGCTGGCGCACCAGAATCGCGAACGCATTCCTGAACGCGTCGTCCATGCCAAGGGCTGGGGTGCCTATGGCACGCTGACGATCACCGGCGACATCTCCCAATATACCAAGGCAAAGGCGCTCCAGCCCGGCGCGCAGACGCCGATGATCCTGCGCTTCTCGACCGTGGCGGGCGAATTGGGCGCCGCCGATGCCGAGCGCGACGTGCGCGGCTTTGCGATGAAATTCTACACGCCCGAAGGCAATTGGGATCTGGTTGGCAACAACACGCCGGTCTTCTTCGTGCGCGATCCCCTGAAATTCCCCGATTTCATCCACACGCAGAAGCGCCATCCGCGCACCAATCTGCGTTCGCCCACGGCGATGTGGGACTTCTGGTCGCTCAGCCCTGAATCGCTGCACCAGGTGACGATCCTGATGTCGGATCGCGGCCTGCCGACCGATGTCCGCCACATCAACGGCTATGGCAGCCACACCTTCAGCTTCATCAATGACGCCGGCGAGCGCTTCTGGGTGAAGTTCCACTTCAAGACGATGCAGGGCCATCGCCATTGGACCAACGAGGAAGCGGCGGATGTCGTCGGTCGCACCCGCGAATCCACGCAGGAGGATCTGTTCGAGGCGATCGAGAAGGGCGACTTCCCCAAATGGAAGATGCAGGTCCAGATCATGCCGGAACTGGATGCGGACAAGACGCCCTATAATCCGTTCGACCTCACCAAGGTCTGGCCGCATGCCGATTATCCGCCGATCGACGTCGGCGTGCTGGAGTTGAACCGCAACGCCGACAATTATTTCGCGGAGATCGAGCAGGCCGCCTTCTCGCCGTCCAACATCGTGCCGGGCATCGGCTTCTCGCCCGACAAGATGCTTCAGGCCCGCATCTTCTCCTATGCCGACGCGCACCGGCACCGGATCGGCACCCATTATGAAGCGCTGCCGGTCAATGCGCCCAAATGCCCGGTGCATCATTATCATAAGGACGGGGCGATGCGCTTCTTCCCGAACAATCCCAACCCGGCCGCCTATTATGAGCCCAACAGCTTTGGCGGCCCGGTCGAGGATCAGCGCTTCCTGGAGCCGCCGCTGAAGATTTCGGGCGATGCCGACCGCTATAATCACCGCGAAGGCAATGATGATTTCGGCCAGCCGCGCGCGCTGTTCAATCTGTTCGACGATGCGCAAAAGGCGCGGCTCTTCGCCAATATCGCTGCGGCCATGGGCGATATCCCGGACGAAATCGAGGAGCGCCAGTGCAAGCTCTTCGACCAGGTCCATCCCGACTATGGCGCGGGCGTGCGCCAGGCGCGGGCCACGATCAAGGATCGAAACCCTGCGATCTCGGCTCCGACCGATCAGACGCTGGCTGACGCTTCGGCGTAA
- a CDS encoding sensor domain-containing diguanylate cyclase — MQRSALRHPSSLLAPVFTGCIYFAAASLALMTSRFEGGLAFIWGANALLMAELLTARSGYWPRVVLSCAMASALATTIFGMGALAALPMAIINMLESMIVALLCRRFVPGRRVAGSMRPLAVFLLALCMVANVVAATMAAAVAAILTPVGFLPSWGQWYSGHVLGGLICTPILLMLYQGELGRWLRETRPSAKLEALGLLAFFALSIWWIFYQAHYPLLFASLLPLVLIAFRTGYLGSAAAIVILALIGGTATLTGHGPLNIIPGTLPDRVQFFQFYLALSFLLAIPVAAELNGRRRLTQMLRDSEARYRAIAEHSGDGVLNLSVDGIIQYASPAAIDQIGHAPDRLIGHAATELIDPDYCAIVVATHRRALAQPDEAHAVEFRPRHAVRDDAWYEMLTRAVLDHQGLPIGVISTVRDITKHKARQKALQQAAAIDMLTGADSRRATLEKLEIEMARVATGGHAALLLIDIDHFKAVNDRYGHGAGDRVLIDFVDRMRTSLRGMGSIGRLGGEEFAILLPDADIDRASRICEHLRRRLAAHPFVLEHGGTIAVTFSAGLVGLNAMMSAATLMDAADKALYRAKHSGRNCLRLAA, encoded by the coding sequence ATGCAGCGCTCAGCCCTTCGTCATCCCTCTTCTCTATTGGCCCCGGTCTTTACCGGCTGCATTTATTTTGCGGCTGCATCCCTGGCCTTGATGACGTCCCGCTTTGAAGGCGGGCTGGCTTTCATCTGGGGCGCCAATGCCCTGTTGATGGCGGAATTGCTGACCGCACGATCCGGCTACTGGCCACGGGTCGTTCTGAGTTGTGCCATGGCAAGTGCTCTGGCAACGACGATATTCGGCATGGGCGCTTTGGCTGCGCTGCCAATGGCGATCATCAACATGCTGGAGTCGATGATCGTGGCACTGCTGTGCCGGCGGTTTGTGCCTGGACGACGGGTGGCCGGATCGATGCGACCGCTGGCGGTCTTTCTGCTGGCACTATGTATGGTGGCGAATGTTGTCGCGGCCACGATGGCGGCGGCCGTGGCGGCGATCCTGACGCCTGTTGGCTTTTTGCCATCCTGGGGCCAATGGTATAGCGGCCATGTGTTGGGCGGCCTGATTTGTACGCCCATCCTGTTGATGCTGTATCAGGGCGAATTGGGGCGCTGGCTAAGGGAAACGCGCCCGTCAGCCAAGCTGGAAGCGCTTGGCCTGCTTGCCTTTTTCGCTTTGAGTATCTGGTGGATATTCTACCAGGCGCATTATCCGCTTCTGTTCGCCTCGCTGCTCCCGCTTGTGCTGATTGCCTTTCGCACAGGGTATCTCGGGTCGGCCGCCGCAATCGTGATCCTCGCCCTGATCGGCGGTACTGCGACCCTGACGGGCCATGGGCCGCTCAACATCATTCCAGGGACGTTGCCGGACCGGGTCCAATTCTTCCAATTCTATCTGGCGCTCAGTTTCCTGCTGGCGATACCCGTCGCTGCGGAATTGAACGGTCGCCGTCGATTGACGCAGATGCTGCGCGACAGCGAGGCGCGTTACCGCGCCATTGCCGAGCATAGCGGCGACGGCGTTTTAAACCTTAGTGTCGATGGCATCATTCAATATGCGTCCCCTGCAGCGATCGACCAGATCGGTCATGCGCCGGATAGGCTGATTGGGCATGCCGCAACCGAATTGATCGACCCGGACTATTGCGCGATCGTCGTCGCGACCCATCGGCGCGCGCTGGCCCAGCCTGATGAGGCCCACGCTGTCGAATTTCGACCGCGTCATGCGGTGCGGGATGATGCCTGGTATGAAATGTTGACCCGCGCGGTACTCGATCATCAGGGACTGCCCATCGGGGTGATCAGCACGGTGCGCGATATTACGAAGCATAAGGCGCGCCAGAAGGCATTGCAGCAGGCCGCAGCGATCGACATGCTGACCGGCGCTGACAGCCGCCGCGCGACGTTGGAGAAACTGGAAATAGAGATGGCCCGCGTCGCAACGGGCGGGCATGCCGCCTTGTTGTTGATAGACATAGACCATTTCAAGGCGGTCAATGATCGCTACGGCCATGGCGCGGGTGATCGCGTGCTCATCGACTTCGTCGATCGGATGCGGACCAGCTTGCGCGGTATGGGAAGCATCGGCCGACTGGGCGGAGAGGAGTTTGCGATCCTGCTGCCCGATGCCGATATCGATCGCGCCAGCCGCATCTGCGAGCATCTGCGTCGCCGGTTGGCTGCCCATCCTTTCGTGCTGGAACATGGCGGTACGATCGCGGTCACTTTCAGTGCCGGGCTGGTGGGACTGAATGCCATGATGAGCGCCGCCACATTGATGGATGCCGCTGACAAGGCGCTCTATCGCGCAAAGCATAGCGGTCGGAACTGTTTGAGGCTTGCGGCCTGA
- a CDS encoding MerC domain-containing protein, with product MQQSLRHALETGRVDRIAMALSGLCVAHCFLTAVVLGVLASAGGIFDNPLFHEAGLAIAILLGAIALGHGAIAHHFMMPAAIGSLGLGIMTGALTMDHGWQESAYTLLGVAILALGHDLNHRAGH from the coding sequence ATGCAGCAGAGCCTTCGTCATGCCCTGGAAACCGGTCGCGTCGATCGCATTGCGATGGCGTTGTCGGGCCTGTGTGTTGCGCACTGTTTCCTGACCGCCGTGGTGCTGGGCGTGCTGGCTTCAGCAGGCGGCATTTTCGACAATCCTCTTTTCCACGAGGCTGGTCTGGCAATTGCCATCCTGCTGGGCGCGATTGCGCTTGGTCATGGCGCAATCGCACATCATTTTATGATGCCGGCGGCGATTGGCTCGCTGGGCCTGGGGATTATGACCGGCGCGTTGACAATGGATCATGGCTGGCAAGAAAGTGCCTATACGCTGCTGGGCGTTGCTATCCTGGCGCTGGGACATGATCTCAATCATCGCGCGGGGCACTAA
- the glpX gene encoding class II fructose-bisphosphatase, translating into MVQASSILDRVLVLEMVRVTEAAAIAASKLVGRGDEKAADAAAVEAMRLAFNDLYMDGTVVIGEGERDEAPMLYIGEKVGNAIGTGPKIDIALDPLEGTTITAKAGPNALAVLAISEEGGLLNAPDVYMDKIAVGPGYPDDVIDLNKSVKENVAAVAKVKGVDPHEIIVCVLDRPRHEKLIAELRAIGCGIMLIPDGDVAGVIATTNPETTIDIYMGSGGAPEGVLACAALRCVGGQFKGRLLFRNDDEKQRARKWGITNLDKVYDLKELAKGDCIFAATGVTDGSLLAGVKRLPGNKLTTESVVMRASTGTVRWVKGEHRVGQKGS; encoded by the coding sequence ATGGTGCAGGCTAGCTCGATTCTCGATCGCGTCTTGGTCCTCGAAATGGTGCGCGTCACGGAAGCGGCCGCCATTGCCGCATCCAAGCTGGTCGGCCGCGGTGACGAAAAGGCCGCCGACGCCGCCGCCGTCGAGGCGATGCGCCTCGCCTTCAACGACCTGTATATGGACGGCACCGTGGTTATCGGCGAAGGCGAGCGGGACGAAGCACCAATGCTTTATATCGGTGAGAAAGTCGGCAACGCGATCGGCACGGGTCCCAAGATCGACATCGCGCTCGATCCGCTGGAAGGCACGACCATCACCGCCAAGGCCGGGCCGAACGCGCTGGCCGTCCTCGCCATTTCCGAAGAAGGCGGCCTGCTGAATGCGCCGGACGTCTATATGGACAAGATCGCGGTAGGGCCGGGCTATCCCGACGATGTCATCGACCTCAACAAGTCGGTCAAGGAGAATGTCGCGGCAGTCGCCAAGGTCAAGGGCGTCGACCCGCACGAGATCATCGTGTGTGTTCTCGATCGCCCGCGCCACGAAAAGCTGATCGCCGAACTGCGTGCGATCGGCTGCGGCATCATGCTGATCCCGGACGGCGATGTCGCCGGCGTCATTGCGACCACCAATCCGGAAACCACGATCGACATCTATATGGGATCGGGTGGCGCGCCCGAAGGCGTGCTCGCCTGCGCGGCGCTGCGTTGCGTAGGCGGCCAGTTCAAGGGACGCCTGCTCTTTCGTAATGACGACGAGAAACAGCGTGCGCGCAAATGGGGCATCACCAACCTCGACAAGGTCTATGACCTCAAGGAACTCGCCAAAGGCGACTGCATCTTCGCCGCCACGGGCGTCACGGACGGATCGCTACTCGCCGGCGTCAAGCGCCTGCCGGGCAACAAGCTGACGACCGAAAGCGTCGTGATGCGCGCCAGCACCGGTACGGTGCGCTGGGTCAAGGGCGAGCATCGAGTGGGACAAAAGGGCAGTTGA